In Bacillus sp. S3, the sequence ACTCAAAACTATCACTCTTTCTTTTTAAACTATTTTCTATTTTATCAGTAATTGATATTTTTTCGAGATAATTCTTTAGAATGAGTCGAAATATGTTCCAATTGGATATATACGGTACGTTTTCATGAAAAAAGACCACTTTTTGAGGTGATCCTTTTTCTGATCTTCTTCACTTATTTTTTCCTAATATAAAAATCGGTTCTAATTCCCCATCTTCGTAGTAAAAAGATAAAGCCGTGATTGGTACTCTTCCGTTCGTGAAAAAACTCATCGCCATCTGGGCAATAATATCATAGCCCCTATCATTACGAATATCAGCAATGATCAATACATCCTGATGTGGAACAGCAAGCACCATTTTCCCTGTAATCCGCTTTTCCATTTCATTTAAGAATCCCTTATTTAAGATCCTGCTGGCATCATATGCATCGTTGGTGTTAAGGAAATAAAAGGTATTTCCTGCCACATGATCCTCTTTTAATGGGGTTGAAAGCGACCTTACATTAAATAAGGCAATTTCCTTGATTCTGTTTGGAAGCCATCCTTCCTTCTGCATAATACGTTCATCTATCAGCCGATAGGTTTTCCCCATGTCAAGGGCATAGTAAATCTTAGTTTCAGCAGTATGTT encodes:
- a CDS encoding DUF1444 domain-containing protein — translated: MKMDSKKMRRAIEERLAGKDRVISYDREKDQLRIESEIVNKGITVSLPGIIAKWNIEKDKAIDEIVYYVEEGLRAMEDPIQLTDHEKKIFPVIRSASFPTEAEEGIPFLMDEHTAETKIYYALDMGKTYRLIDERIMQKEGWLPNRIKEIALFNVRSLSTPLKEDHVAGNTFYFLNTNDAYDASRILNKGFLNEMEKRITGKMVLAVPHQDVLIIADIRNDRGYDIIAQMAMSFFTNGRVPITALSFYYEDGELEPIFILGKNK